Part of the Bacteroidota bacterium genome, CAAGACGAGTTAACTATTGACGAGTTACTGAAAATTAAAAATTTTACTTTTAAAATGTTGGTAATTAAAATAAATGGAAAGCTGATAAAAAAAAATCAATATAAAAATGCTTTAATAAAAAACGAAGACAATGTATCTGTTTTACATTTAATAAGTGGCGGTTAAAGGGAGGTTCTTTAAATACATTCGCATTAAGATTTCCAGAGTTTTTTATAGACAATGAAAAAATTTGAAACAAATCGGGATAATGTGAAAAGTTTTGAAGAAGTATATAAAAAAAACTCTGAAAACCCTTTGGGAACAAAGATAATAAACAATCTGACTGCGTTAAAATTTTTCTCAATAGCACGGCTATTCAGAAAAATTTGTGCCTTGCATCTTATTCATTATCTTTGTTTCTTAAAAGAAATGTATTTAAAGAACCTCCCTAAAATCTATACCCAAGATTAACAGCAAAATGAGCAGTTTTTACCACTCTATCAAAAATTGTATAATACTTCATTCCTAATCCAAAATTCATTCCTATACTTAAATTATCAACAGGTAAAAACACAACACCGTTGCGGATAAATAATTTAGTGTATGGTGATTGTTTTTCAATATAAACATCGTAGTATTTCTGTTCGGTATCATCCCATTGGCTTTCATAATGATTATCAATCAAATATCCAATACGCAATTCAGGACCCACATAATACTTAAAAACACCCTGCCCTGCAGGATAATATTTTAAACTTATACCTGTATAAATAGTGTTGTCTGAATTATTATTGTTTGAATTATAATATGTCTGTTTTCTAAAACCAAATCCCAAAGGAATTTGATAACCTAGCATACCGTTTTTTGAGAGTCTTTCATAAGAAAGGGTAAAATCATTGAAAATTACATCAAACAAATGATAAGCAAAAATATTTCTTTTGAAATCTTTATTTAATGGTGCTTCAACATTTGTTATCATTTTTTTATTCTTTTCAGCACCAAGTGGACTAATTATCTCTGCATTAGCATTTTCATAATCAATAATGGCAACCCTATCTTTATCAATAACATAAAAAGGTCCATCAGGATTAATTTGTTTTTTATACTTGATTTTATCAGCAAGCACTTCTACCTCCGATGCTTTTATTGTTTCATCATTATTTAAAATAATTAAATGTTGTGAAAACAAATTAGATAAAATAAAAACTAATGATATAGTTAATAAGCTGTTTCTAAGTTTCATAATTAATTTTTTATTCAATTATTAAATCTATAACTAATATTAATAGCAAAATGTGCTGCACTATAAATGCCACTTGGTATATAATCGTCAATCTCCTTGTCAAAATATTTGATACCAAGACTTCCAATTGCTGAAACACTATAATTAGGAGTTGGTGAAAACATAATTCCATTATTAATCAAAAATTTACCATAAAATGTAATTACTTCTTTTGCATCACTACTCCATCCATTATCTTTTGCTCGCAGTTTACCTAACCTTATAGACGGACCAACAAAGTATTTCCAAATCCCCTGTCCTGTTGGATAAAAATTTAATCCTATCCCTGTATAAAAAATATTGCTATAATCACTATAAGCATAATATGAATTTTTATCAAAGCCAATAGCTATAGGAATTTGGACTCCCATTGTTCCATCATCTGAAATTTTTTCATAGGATAAAGTAAAATCATCAAAAATTATATCAAAAAGATGAAATGTTATTAAATTATTTTCTAATTCAAACTCCTCAACTTCTTTTTTTACATCCGTAAATGCTTTTGTTAAAAAAACATTTTTACCACTTTCGTATCTTATCATGGTTATTTCTGATATTTCCAAAATAAATGTAGCACCCTCTATATCACTATATTTCTTATACTTAACAACATCTTGAGCTATCTTAACAATT contains:
- the thiS gene encoding sulfur carrier protein ThiS — protein: MEITLNNRKETFEQDELTIDELLKIKNFTFKMLVIKINGKLIKKNQYKNALIKNEDNVSVLHLISGG